Proteins encoded within one genomic window of Bacillus thuringiensis:
- the pabB gene encoding aminodeoxychorismate synthase component I has product MQRRKSLALSIPYQLDFFKQYKFLSKDKPQHILLESGRGGRYNIVGLNPVAIIRGKGEALHISESGKETIKQGNPLDLMQEYMERWKTDYNPEYPPFQGGAIGYFSYDCIRYIEKLPSLAEDDINIPDIFFLLFDDVFVYDQEEKVLWIITHYVDKHEEAKERLNEWKILWATEAPEVTIPFACPEKKSEAVAFTEESFMKAVECIQEYIGAGDVFQVNLSTRQERTLQTHPLEIYTSLREINPSPYMGYLELGDFQIVSGSPELLIKKQGTEVSTRPIAGTRSRGANEQEDEELARELIENEKERAEHVMLVDLERNDLGRVCKYGTVEVDEFMVIEKYSHVMHIVSNVRGEVEKDKDAFDLVKAVFPGGTITGAPKIRTMEIIEELEPVRRGIYTGSIGWIGYSGDTELNIVIRTLLAKDGKAHVQAGAGIVIDSNPENEYKESLKKAIALWRAKERSEETVR; this is encoded by the coding sequence ATGCAACGAAGAAAATCTTTAGCGCTTTCTATTCCATATCAGTTAGATTTCTTTAAGCAATATAAATTTCTTTCTAAGGATAAGCCACAACATATTTTGTTAGAGAGTGGACGTGGCGGTCGTTATAACATTGTGGGATTAAACCCAGTAGCGATAATCCGAGGGAAGGGTGAAGCGTTACATATAAGCGAAAGTGGTAAGGAAACAATAAAGCAAGGAAACCCATTAGATCTAATGCAGGAATATATGGAGCGATGGAAAACAGACTATAATCCGGAGTACCCGCCGTTTCAAGGTGGTGCAATTGGTTACTTTAGTTATGATTGCATCCGTTATATTGAAAAACTTCCTTCTCTTGCGGAGGATGACATTAATATACCTGATATATTCTTTTTATTATTTGATGATGTGTTTGTGTATGATCAAGAAGAAAAAGTACTATGGATTATTACACATTATGTAGATAAGCATGAAGAGGCGAAAGAACGATTAAATGAATGGAAGATTCTTTGGGCGACAGAAGCGCCGGAAGTGACTATACCATTTGCATGCCCTGAAAAGAAAAGTGAAGCAGTTGCTTTTACTGAAGAAAGCTTTATGAAGGCGGTTGAATGTATTCAAGAATATATTGGGGCTGGTGATGTGTTCCAAGTAAACTTGTCGACAAGACAAGAGAGAACGCTACAAACACACCCGCTAGAAATCTATACAAGTCTTCGTGAAATTAATCCATCTCCATATATGGGTTACTTGGAGCTTGGGGATTTTCAAATTGTTAGTGGATCGCCAGAGTTGTTAATTAAGAAACAAGGAACTGAAGTAAGTACACGACCAATTGCTGGAACGAGATCTAGAGGGGCGAATGAGCAAGAGGATGAAGAGTTGGCAAGAGAATTAATTGAGAATGAAAAAGAAAGAGCAGAGCACGTCATGCTTGTGGATTTAGAACGAAATGATTTAGGGCGTGTTTGTAAATATGGCACTGTAGAAGTAGATGAATTTATGGTAATTGAGAAATACTCACACGTTATGCATATTGTTTCTAATGTGCGTGGTGAGGTGGAAAAAGATAAAGATGCTTTTGATTTAGTGAAGGCTGTATTCCCTGGGGGGACAATTACTGGTGCCCCGAAAATACGTACGATGGAAATTATTGAAGAATTAGAACCTGTTCGCCGAGGGATTTATACAGGTTCAATCGGTTGGATCGGTTATTCTGGAGATACAGAATTGAATATTGTAATTAGGACACTTCTTGCTAAAGATGGAAAAGCGCATGTACAAGCAGGAGCGGGAATTGTAATTGATTCAAACCCGGAAAACGAATATAAAGAGTCGTTAAAAAAGGCGATTGCTTTATGGCGTGCAAAAGAACGTAGCGAAGAAACGGTTAGGTGA
- a CDS encoding helix-turn-helix domain-containing protein: MEAEKWGRRIRAFRKLKGYTQEGFAKELGVSVSVLGEVERGNRSPSQDFVVEVAKALKVSIDELMPK; this comes from the coding sequence ATGGAAGCAGAAAAATGGGGAAGACGCATTCGTGCTTTTCGAAAGCTAAAAGGTTATACGCAAGAAGGCTTTGCAAAAGAGTTAGGGGTATCTGTATCTGTTTTAGGTGAAGTTGAGAGAGGGAATCGATCGCCTTCCCAAGATTTTGTAGTGGAAGTTGCTAAAGCATTAAAAGTCTCGATAGATGAGTTAATGCCAAAGTGA
- the dusB gene encoding tRNA dihydrouridine synthase DusB: MLKIANIEMKNPVVLAPMAGVCNSAFRLTVKEFGAGLVCAEMVSDKAILLNNKRTLDMLYIDEREKPLSLQIFGGEKETLVDAAKYVDKYTTADIIDINMGCPVPKIVKCDAGAKWLLDPNKIYEMVAAVVDAVEKPVTVKMRIGWDEDHIFAIENAKAVERAGGQAVAVHGRTRVQMYEGKADWDIIKQVKQAVNIPVIGNGDVATPQDAKRMLDEIGVDGVMIGRAALGDPWMIYRTVKYLETGELMPEPTVREKIDVCMLHLDRLIDLKNENVAVREMRKHAAWYLKGIRGNATVRNGINACNTREDLANVLGVFVEEIEAKQQTIHVG, translated from the coding sequence GTGTTAAAGATCGCAAATATTGAGATGAAAAATCCAGTTGTATTAGCACCGATGGCGGGAGTGTGTAACTCTGCATTCCGTTTGACAGTAAAAGAATTCGGTGCAGGTCTAGTTTGTGCCGAAATGGTAAGTGATAAGGCAATACTACTGAACAATAAAAGAACATTAGATATGTTATATATCGATGAGAGAGAAAAGCCATTAAGTTTACAAATTTTTGGTGGCGAGAAAGAAACCCTTGTAGATGCTGCGAAATACGTAGATAAATATACGACAGCGGACATCATTGATATTAATATGGGTTGCCCGGTACCAAAGATTGTTAAGTGTGATGCAGGAGCGAAGTGGCTTTTAGATCCGAATAAAATATATGAAATGGTAGCGGCAGTTGTAGATGCTGTAGAAAAGCCGGTTACAGTTAAAATGCGTATTGGTTGGGATGAGGACCATATTTTCGCAATCGAGAACGCGAAAGCTGTTGAGCGTGCTGGTGGACAAGCAGTAGCAGTTCATGGACGTACACGAGTACAAATGTATGAGGGAAAAGCAGATTGGGATATTATTAAACAAGTAAAGCAAGCTGTAAACATCCCGGTTATCGGAAATGGTGATGTCGCAACGCCACAAGATGCAAAGCGTATGCTTGATGAAATTGGTGTAGATGGTGTTATGATTGGCCGCGCTGCCCTTGGAGACCCGTGGATGATTTATCGTACGGTAAAGTATTTAGAGACAGGTGAACTAATGCCGGAACCGACAGTGCGTGAGAAAATTGACGTATGTATGTTGCATCTAGATCGTCTTATCGATTTAAAGAACGAAAATGTCGCTGTAAGAGAGATGAGAAAGCATGCAGCTTGGTATTTAAAAGGTATTCGTGGTAATGCAACTGTACGTAATGGTATCAATGCTTGTAATACGCGTGAAGACCTTGCGAATGTATTAGGTGTATTTGTAGAAGAAATAGAGGCAAAACAACAAACAATTCACGTTGGTTAA
- the folB gene encoding dihydroneopterin aldolase, translating to MDKIYIHDMEFYGYHGVFPEENKLGQRFKVDLTVELDLKQAGESDDLEQSVNYGELFELCRKVVEDRTYKLVESIAENIATDILKQYESISRCTIKVIKPDPPIPGHYRAVAVEITRERP from the coding sequence TTGGATAAAATTTATATTCATGATATGGAGTTTTATGGTTATCATGGTGTATTCCCAGAGGAAAATAAATTAGGCCAGAGATTTAAAGTGGACTTAACGGTGGAATTGGATTTGAAACAGGCAGGAGAAAGTGATGACTTAGAGCAGTCTGTCAATTATGGAGAGCTTTTCGAATTATGTAGGAAAGTTGTTGAAGATAGAACGTATAAGCTTGTAGAGAGCATTGCTGAAAATATTGCTACAGATATATTGAAACAATATGAGAGTATTTCAAGATGTACGATAAAGGTAATTAAACCAGATCCGCCGATCCCGGGACATTATCGTGCTGTAGCAGTAGAAATTACGAGAGAACGTCCATGA
- the folK gene encoding 2-amino-4-hydroxy-6-hydroxymethyldihydropteridine diphosphokinase — protein sequence MNNIAYIALGSNIGERYTYLTEAIQFLNKNPYIQVNDISSVYETEPVGYTDQSCFLNLVIKISTNLSPQELLKVTQRVENDLGRKREIRWGPRTIDLDILLYNQENIEAENLIVPHPRMFERAFVIVPLLEINQDIKQNISRSQVEEMKRREGVTVWKQKNGEDAFVLFES from the coding sequence ATGAATAATATAGCTTACATTGCATTAGGTTCAAATATCGGAGAACGTTATACGTATTTAACTGAAGCGATTCAGTTTTTAAACAAAAACCCGTATATCCAAGTTAACGATATTTCATCTGTATATGAAACAGAACCAGTTGGCTATACTGACCAAAGTTGCTTTTTAAATTTAGTTATAAAAATTTCTACCAATTTATCACCGCAAGAATTATTGAAGGTTACACAAAGAGTAGAGAATGATTTAGGAAGAAAAAGGGAAATCAGGTGGGGTCCGAGGACCATCGACCTTGACATTTTGCTATATAATCAAGAAAATATTGAAGCAGAGAATCTTATTGTTCCGCATCCGCGGATGTTCGAAAGAGCTTTTGTTATCGTTCCGTTGTTAGAGATTAATCAAGACATAAAACAAAACATTTCACGTTCACAAGTAGAAGAAATGAAAAGGCGAGAGGGAGTAACGGTATGGAAGCAGAAAAATGGGGAAGACGCATTCGTGCTTTTCGAAAGCTAA
- the pabC gene encoding aminodeoxychorismate lyase, translated as MLIYVNGEYIEASEARISPYDHGYLYGLGVFETFRIYNGHPFLLDDHYDRLIDALDTLQIKWTMTKGEVLLILKNLLVKNELEHAYVRFNVSAGIDEIGLQTEMYEEPSVIVFIKPLAAPGDVVEKEGVVLKQVRNTPEGASRLKSHHYLNNILGKREIGSVASKEGIFLTETGYVAEGIVSNLFFVKGDILYTPSLKTGILNGITRAFIIKVAEELGIEVKEGFFTKEELLSADEVFVTNSIQEIVPLNHIEGRDFPGKVGMVTKKFMNLYEMQREKLWSRNELRRGDV; from the coding sequence ATGTTAATTTACGTAAATGGTGAGTATATAGAAGCGAGTGAAGCGAGAATTTCTCCGTATGACCATGGTTATTTATATGGTCTTGGAGTTTTTGAGACGTTTCGTATTTATAATGGTCATCCTTTCTTGTTGGATGATCATTATGACCGTTTAATAGATGCGCTAGATACATTGCAAATTAAATGGACAATGACGAAAGGTGAAGTACTGCTTATTTTGAAGAATTTACTCGTTAAGAATGAATTAGAGCATGCCTATGTACGTTTTAATGTATCAGCGGGTATAGATGAAATTGGATTGCAAACGGAAATGTATGAAGAGCCGTCTGTTATTGTTTTTATAAAACCGTTAGCAGCCCCGGGAGATGTAGTGGAAAAAGAAGGGGTTGTTTTAAAGCAAGTGCGAAATACACCAGAGGGTGCGTCCCGTTTGAAGTCTCATCATTATTTAAATAACATTTTGGGAAAACGTGAAATTGGAAGTGTTGCGAGTAAGGAAGGTATTTTCCTTACTGAAACAGGTTATGTTGCAGAGGGTATTGTTTCGAATCTCTTTTTTGTAAAAGGTGATATTCTATATACACCTTCGTTAAAAACGGGGATTTTAAATGGTATCACTCGTGCGTTTATTATAAAAGTTGCTGAAGAACTAGGTATAGAAGTAAAGGAAGGTTTCTTTACAAAAGAAGAATTGCTTTCAGCTGATGAAGTCTTTGTAACAAATTCGATTCAAGAAATTGTTCCACTTAATCATATAGAGGGGCGAGATTTCCCGGGTAAAGTAGGGATGGTTACAAAAAAGTTTATGAACCTTTATGAAATGCAGAGAGAGAAATTGTGGAGCAGAAATGAATTACGAAGAGGAGATGTGTAG
- the folP gene encoding dihydropteroate synthase encodes MNYEEEMCSLKWDYDLRCGEYTLNLNEKTLIMGILNVTPDSFSDGGSYNEVEAAVRHAKEMRDAGTHIIDIGGESTRPGFAKVSVEEEIKRVVPMIQAVSKEVQLPISIDTYKAEVAKQAIEAGAHIINDIWGAKAEPKIAEVAARYDVPIVLMHNRDNMNYRNLMADMIADLYDSIKIAKDAGVRDENIILDPGIGFAKTPEQNLEVMRNLEQLNVLGYPVLLGTSRKSFIGHVLDLPVEERLEGTGATVCLGIEKGCEFVRVHDVKEMARMAKMMDAMIGKGVK; translated from the coding sequence ATGAATTACGAAGAGGAGATGTGTAGTTTGAAGTGGGATTATGATTTGCGTTGCGGCGAATATACATTGAACTTAAATGAAAAAACTTTAATTATGGGGATTTTAAATGTAACGCCAGATTCGTTTTCTGATGGTGGGAGTTACAACGAGGTAGAGGCTGCGGTGCGCCATGCGAAAGAAATGCGAGATGCAGGTACTCATATTATTGATATCGGTGGAGAATCTACTCGCCCGGGCTTTGCTAAGGTATCAGTGGAAGAAGAAATAAAACGAGTTGTGCCGATGATTCAGGCAGTTTCAAAAGAAGTGCAATTGCCTATTTCTATCGATACGTATAAGGCTGAAGTTGCAAAACAAGCAATAGAAGCGGGTGCTCATATTATTAATGATATTTGGGGAGCGAAGGCGGAACCGAAAATTGCTGAAGTTGCAGCTCGTTATGATGTACCTATCGTCTTAATGCATAATCGCGATAACATGAATTATCGTAATTTAATGGCGGATATGATTGCTGATTTATATGACAGTATTAAAATTGCTAAAGATGCTGGCGTGCGAGATGAAAATATTATTTTAGACCCAGGTATTGGTTTTGCTAAAACACCTGAACAAAACTTAGAAGTAATGCGTAATTTAGAACAGTTAAACGTACTAGGTTACCCAGTTCTCTTAGGTACTTCAAGAAAGTCCTTTATTGGACACGTGCTAGATTTACCGGTAGAGGAACGTCTTGAGGGAACGGGAGCTACCGTTTGTCTTGGTATTGAAAAGGGTTGTGAGTTTGTTCGTGTTCATGATGTGAAGGAAATGGCACGTATGGCTAAGATGATGGATGCAATGATTGGTAAGGGGGTAAAGTAA
- the pabA gene encoding aminodeoxychorismate/anthranilate synthase component II: MILMIDNYDSFTFNLVQFLGELGQELVVKRNDEVTISDIENMKPDFLMISPGPCSPNEAGVSMEVIQHFAGKIPILGVCLGHQSIAQVFGGEVVRAERLMHGKTSLMHHDGKTIFSDIPNPFTATRYHSLIVKKETLPDCLEVTSWTEEGEIMALRHITLPIEGVQFHPESIMTSHGKELLQNFIRKYSPSVTSC; the protein is encoded by the coding sequence ATGATATTAATGATTGATAATTATGATTCTTTTACATTTAATTTAGTGCAGTTTCTTGGAGAACTGGGACAAGAGCTTGTTGTTAAACGTAACGATGAAGTGACTATTTCAGATATTGAGAATATGAAACCAGACTTTTTAATGATTTCGCCAGGCCCATGTAGTCCGAATGAAGCGGGTGTTAGTATGGAGGTTATTCAACACTTTGCCGGAAAGATTCCGATTTTGGGGGTTTGTCTTGGGCATCAATCCATTGCACAAGTGTTTGGTGGGGAGGTAGTTCGTGCAGAGCGATTAATGCATGGGAAAACATCGCTTATGCATCATGACGGAAAGACAATTTTCTCGGATATTCCTAATCCATTTACCGCGACACGTTATCACTCACTTATTGTTAAGAAAGAAACGTTACCTGATTGCTTAGAGGTAACATCTTGGACTGAAGAAGGGGAAATTATGGCGCTTCGCCATATAACATTACCAATTGAAGGTGTACAGTTCCATCCGGAATCTATTATGACTTCTCATGGGAAAGAGTTGTTGCAGAATTTCATTCGTAAATACAGTCCAAGTGTGACATCATGTTAA